A section of the Tamandua tetradactyla isolate mTamTet1 chromosome 4, mTamTet1.pri, whole genome shotgun sequence genome encodes:
- the LOC143681492 gene encoding LOW QUALITY PROTEIN: secretory carrier-associated membrane protein 3-like (The sequence of the model RefSeq protein was modified relative to this genomic sequence to represent the inferred CDS: inserted 2 bases in 1 codon), whose amino-acid sequence MAQSRDDGNPFAEPNELDNPFQDPAVIQHRPSPQYATLDVYNPFETREPPPAYEPPAPAPLPPPSAPPLQPSRKLSPPEPKNYGSYSTQASAAAATAELLKKQELNRKAEELDRREQELQHAALGGTATRQNNWPPLPSFFPVQPCFFQDISMEIPQEFQKTVSTMYYLWMCSTLALLLNFLACLASFCVDTSNGSGFGLSILGVLLFTPCSFVCWYRPMYKAFRSGSSFNFFVFFFIFFVQDVLFVLQAIGIPGWGFSGWISALVVXYTAVALLMLLVALFFTGISVLGIVMLKRIHSLNRRTGASFQKAQQEFSAGVFSNPAVRTAAANAAAGAAENAFRAP is encoded by the exons ATGGCTCAGAGCAGAGATGACGGCAATCCGTTCGCCGAGCCCAACGAGCTTGATAACCCGTTTCAG GACCCGGCTGTGATCCAGCACCGACCCAGTCCACAATATGCCACTCTTGACGTCTACAACCCTTTTGAGACCCGGGAGCCACCACCAGCCTATGagcctcctgcccctgccccattgCCACCACCCTCGGCTCCACCTTTGCAGCCCTCACGGAAGCTCAGCCCCCCCGAACCCAAGAATTATGGCTCCTACAGCACCCAGGCTTCAGCTGCAGCCGCCACAGCTGAACTGCTAAAGAAGCAAGAGCTCAACCGGAAGGCAGAGGAGTTGGATCGGAGGGAGCAAGAGCTGCAGCATGCTGCCCTAGGAGGCACAGCTACTCGACAGAACAATTGGCCCCCGCTACCTTCTTTTTTCCCAGTCCAGCCCTGCTTTTTCCAggacatctccatggagatcccCCAAGAATTTCAGAAAACAGTATCTACCATGTACTACCTCTGGATGTGCAGCACCCTGGCTCTTCTCCTGAACTTCCTTGCCTGCCTGGCGAGCTTCTGTGTGGACACCAGTAATGGCTCAGGCTTTGGGCTTTCCATCCTCGGGGTCCTCCTTTTTACTCCCTGCTCCTTTGTCTGCTGGTACCGGCCCATGTACAAGGCTTTCCGGAGCGGCAGTTCATTCAATTTCTtcgttttcttcttcattttttttgtccaGGATGTTCTTTTTGTGCTCCAGGCCATTGGCATCCCGGGTTGGGGGTTCAGTGGCTGGATCTCAGCTCTGGTAGT CTACACGGCTGTAGCTCTGCTAATGCTGCTGGTCGCTCTGTTCTTCACTGGCATCTCTGTGCTGGGAATTGTGATGCTAAAGCGGATCCATTCCCTAAACCGCCGCACAGGTGCCAGCTTTCAAAAGGCCCAACAAGAATTTTCCGCTGGCGTCTTCTCCAACCCTGCAGTGCGAACCGCAGCAGCCAACGCGGCCGCTGGGGCTGCTGAAAATGCCTTCCGGGCCCCATGA